In one Rutidosis leptorrhynchoides isolate AG116_Rl617_1_P2 chromosome 8, CSIRO_AGI_Rlap_v1, whole genome shotgun sequence genomic region, the following are encoded:
- the LOC139864530 gene encoding uncharacterized protein, producing MVLSTRNTTTNRALEVIDALDELSDNEEVEQIPRAPRRYLHRDRQGRALALWNDYFSDNPTFPDDYFLNRYRMNKPLFLRICQGILNFSQTPVPKYFTYFIQKRDATGLLGFNIVQKVTSAIRQLAYAASADVFDEYLHMGEQTSYDCLNNFCKCIFHLYGPEYLRRPTAQDVQRLTTKHAQIYGFPGMLGSIDCMHWTWRNCPARWKGHYIRGDHGYPSIMFEAVASYDGWFWHAFFGTSGSNNDINVLNQSDLFSELLAGEAPPCTYTVNGCTFAKGYYLANGIYPEWSTIVKSFKNPIDSKQKKFKRYQESSRKDIERAFGILQGRWQIVQRPARSYYIRKIRRILLSCVILNNMITEDNGRAFCGLEENYCPVRRPPRSFQERVEAHMRVDAEIRDGGIHQLLKHMLVEHIHNLPPNYRIRHDPTRNPNNQDDAGPSHIPDDEDEEDQEEDQEDDDEE from the coding sequence ATGGTATTATCGACCAGAAATACGACTACGAATCGAGCACTCGAAGTAATTGACGCGCTAGATGAATTAAGTGATAACGAAGAAGTAGAACAAATACCACGGGCACCTAGAAGATATTTGCATAGAGATCGTCAGGGTCGTGCATTGgctttatggaatgattatttctcCGACAATCCCACATTTCCGGACGATTATTTTCTTAATCGTTATCGAATGAACAAACCTCTATTTCTTCGTATATGTCAAGGTATATTGAACTTTTCTCAAACTCCGGTACCTAaatattttacttattttattcaAAAACGTGATGCTACCGGATTACTTGGTTTTAATATTGTTCAAAAAGTAACATCCGCCATACGTCAACTAGCTTATGCTGCTTCGGCCGATGTTTTTGATGAGTATTTGCATATGGGTGAACAAACCTCATATGATTGTTTAAACAATTTTTGCAAATGTATTTTTCACTTGTACGGTCCCGAATATTTGAGACGGCCAACTGCACAAGATGTGCAACGTTTGACCACTAAACATGCTCAAATATATGGTTTTCCGGGGATGTTAGgaagtattgattgtatgcattggacATGGAGAAATTGTCCGGCACGTTGGAAGGGTCATTATATACGAGGTGACCATGGTTACCCGTCAATTATGTTTGAAGCGGTAGCATCGTACGATGGATGGTTTTGGCACGCGTTTTTTGGAACTTCCGGATCAAACAATGATATCAACGTGCTAAATCAATCCGACTTGTTTAGTGAGTTATTAGCCGGTGAAGCACCACCATGTACGTATACGGTTAACGGATGTACGTTTGCTAAAGGTTATTATTTGGCGAATGGAATTTACCCGGAATGGTCTACAATAGTTAAGTCGTTCAAAAATCCGATAGACTCgaaacaaaaaaaattcaaaagGTATCAAGAATCGtcaagaaaagatattgaacgagCATTTGGAATACTACAAGGTCGATGGCAAATTGTTCAACGTCCGGCACGATCGTATTATATCCGCAAAATTAGAAGGATTTTGTTATCATGTgtcatattaaataatatgataaccGAGGACAACGGCCGTGCATTTTGTGGACTCGAGGAGAATTATTGTCCGGTTCGACGACCACCGAGATCATTCCAAGAAAGGGTTGAAGCGCATATGCGAGTGGACGCGGAAATAAGAGATGGGGGCATTCATCAACTACTAAAACATATGCTTGTAGAACACATACATAATCTTCCACCAAATTATCGCATACGACATGATCCCACAAGAAATCCAAACAACCAAGATGACGCCGGACCTTCACACATTCCCGATGACGAGGATGAAGAAGATCAAGAAGAAGATCAAGAAGACGACGATGAAGAATAG